The Ensifer adhaerens genome contains a region encoding:
- a CDS encoding acyltransferase — protein MNWTPYFLRIWYLRTFCNVRIGKDTSIAMGCFVTGYEIKIGDNSVINRCTYLDGRGPLYIGNNVSVSHHTLIHTVTHVVNSPYFHAVAKPVVIMDDVWIGARAIVLPGVTVGRGAVIGAGAVVTKDVPAYAVVAGNPARKVAERCRNLEYKMKYFPLFDTDIQ, from the coding sequence ATGAACTGGACGCCATATTTTTTAAGAATATGGTACCTAAGAACTTTTTGCAACGTACGTATTGGCAAAGACACCAGCATTGCCATGGGTTGCTTCGTTACTGGATACGAGATTAAGATTGGCGACAATTCTGTCATAAATCGCTGTACGTACCTGGACGGCCGAGGCCCCCTCTATATCGGCAACAATGTCAGTGTCTCGCATCATACCCTTATTCATACCGTTACGCACGTTGTGAACTCTCCTTACTTCCATGCCGTGGCCAAGCCGGTTGTCATAATGGATGACGTCTGGATCGGAGCTCGGGCGATTGTTCTTCCCGGAGTTACCGTTGGAAGAGGCGCCGTGATTGGCGCTGGAGCGGTCGTAACGAAGGATGTACCGGCCTACGCAGTCGTGGCAGGCAATCCGGCTCGCAAGGTAGCAGAACGCTGTCGTAACCTTGAGTACAAGATGAAGTACTTTCCGCTTTTCGACACCGATATTCAGTGA
- a CDS encoding glycosyltransferase codes for MKRQRPSIAVVIPLYNHADYILAALQSVSDQTLCPDEIIVIDDGSKDNGYKIARDFLKNAPGATVLKQKNQGAHNTINRAIGMAKTDYIAVLNSDDIFKPQKLQRCIEMFMSRPDIGLIVGEVAIMDSEGVEVTSGITIDWLDRAKQFLTQSGNLPMSLLHENFAATTSNFVFSKELWERNGHFQPLRYCHDLDFLMASSRNSDIYFDKGFEHIVYRVHPTNTIKENINKVRIEIAGVVTQALDRLSLRLPEEYFNSASYSDLQVLLATKNLTSLIASFVPVRGDFSHRHDFYERITSAEYFASFEQVLNNQIPTPLPAITTKVGLTEPLVAAIELSGFDKGGLEKVVLDCALEFQKFGITPLIFSVNKVGHLGEVARRHGVRVVQLPEQDRDKFYKDILVRENVKISMSHFSSAGYKVFRELGIPNITFIHNVYAMLSGEALANFLANDIFVDLYISVSQKATDYAVGKLDISAAKIITVPNGLIIEEHDANFRKSSPVPRESLGLKPEDYVFLNVASYNLHKAHYLMADAMKLILKKRDDIKIVCIGNEIYPPHVAQLRHDLSDWQLDKHILMPGYFSDIGPFHKMSDAFLLPSLIEGWSIAMNEAMYYGKPMILTNTGGAPEVIENNDIGIIIPNEYGDTLNLDSPLLDRIGYEQRQFSTAPYLANAMVQFASNKEYWAASGRDGYVKIKEKFDFTQTIGKYISIIEGIIR; via the coding sequence ATGAAACGCCAACGCCCAAGCATCGCGGTTGTCATCCCCCTTTACAATCACGCTGATTACATTTTGGCTGCCCTACAAAGTGTGTCGGATCAGACGCTTTGCCCAGACGAGATCATCGTGATTGACGATGGTTCCAAGGATAACGGCTACAAGATCGCTCGTGATTTCCTAAAGAACGCACCCGGCGCGACAGTCCTGAAACAGAAGAACCAGGGTGCCCATAACACGATCAACCGCGCGATAGGGATGGCGAAGACCGACTATATCGCCGTTCTGAACTCGGACGATATTTTTAAGCCCCAAAAGCTTCAACGTTGTATCGAGATGTTCATGTCTCGACCGGACATTGGCCTTATTGTCGGTGAAGTTGCCATCATGGATTCCGAGGGCGTCGAGGTTACGAGCGGGATCACGATTGATTGGTTGGACAGGGCCAAGCAGTTCCTAACACAAAGCGGCAACTTGCCGATGTCATTGTTGCATGAGAATTTTGCAGCCACTACTTCGAATTTTGTGTTCTCAAAGGAGCTTTGGGAGCGCAACGGCCATTTTCAGCCCCTGCGTTATTGCCACGACCTTGATTTTCTTATGGCATCGTCCAGAAATTCCGATATTTACTTCGATAAAGGCTTCGAACACATTGTCTATCGCGTTCATCCGACGAACACGATCAAAGAGAACATCAACAAGGTCCGCATTGAAATCGCGGGCGTAGTTACACAGGCGTTGGATCGTTTGAGCCTCAGGCTCCCGGAAGAGTATTTCAATTCCGCGTCCTATTCAGACCTGCAAGTGCTGCTCGCGACAAAAAATCTTACCAGCCTAATTGCATCCTTCGTGCCGGTAAGGGGCGACTTCAGCCACCGGCATGACTTTTACGAACGGATCACCTCGGCAGAATACTTTGCGAGCTTTGAACAGGTTCTGAACAATCAGATCCCTACCCCTTTGCCTGCGATTACCACAAAGGTCGGGCTCACCGAGCCGTTGGTAGCCGCGATAGAACTGTCAGGCTTCGACAAAGGCGGTCTTGAAAAAGTCGTTCTTGATTGCGCCTTGGAGTTCCAAAAATTTGGGATTACTCCCCTTATCTTTTCTGTCAACAAGGTCGGCCATCTAGGCGAAGTCGCCCGACGACACGGTGTGCGTGTTGTACAGTTGCCAGAGCAGGATCGCGACAAATTCTACAAAGACATTCTCGTTCGGGAAAATGTCAAAATCTCCATGTCGCACTTTTCCTCTGCGGGATACAAAGTCTTCCGCGAACTGGGTATTCCCAACATAACATTCATCCATAATGTCTATGCCATGCTTTCCGGCGAAGCACTTGCCAACTTTTTAGCCAACGACATTTTTGTTGATCTGTATATATCAGTTTCACAGAAAGCGACGGACTACGCCGTTGGGAAGCTTGATATCAGCGCAGCAAAAATTATCACTGTTCCCAACGGCCTGATTATCGAGGAACATGATGCGAACTTTCGCAAATCTTCACCCGTTCCCCGCGAGAGCCTCGGGTTGAAGCCTGAAGACTACGTATTCCTGAACGTCGCATCCTACAACCTACATAAGGCACACTACCTCATGGCCGACGCCATGAAGCTCATCCTGAAAAAGCGCGACGACATCAAGATTGTCTGCATTGGCAACGAAATATACCCGCCGCACGTAGCTCAGTTGCGCCACGACCTTTCCGATTGGCAATTGGACAAACATATTCTCATGCCCGGGTATTTTTCGGACATCGGACCGTTCCATAAAATGAGCGATGCATTTCTTCTGCCGTCCTTAATCGAAGGCTGGAGCATCGCCATGAATGAGGCCATGTATTACGGCAAACCGATGATTCTCACTAACACGGGCGGTGCGCCGGAAGTCATCGAGAACAACGACATCGGAATTATTATCCCGAACGAATATGGTGACACCCTGAATTTGGACTCACCACTACTTGACAGGATAGGCTACGAGCAGCGCCAATTTAGTACGGCGCCCTATCTTGCCAATGCGATGGTCCAATTCGCGTCAAACAAGGAGTATTGGGCAGCTTCTGGACGTGATGGGTATGTTAAAATTAAGGAAAAATTCGACTTCACGCAAACTATTGGAAAGTACATTTCAATAATCGAGGGAATTATCAGATAA